A single window of bacterium DNA harbors:
- the wecB gene encoding UDP-N-acetylglucosamine 2-epimerase (non-hydrolyzing) — protein MSQKIFLIAAARPNFMKIAPIWRVLVKAEGLEPVLIHTGQHYDMNMSDVFFADLGLPRPNLHLGVGSGSHAEQTAGVMLKLERICREDRPALVLVVGDVNATMAAAITAKKLCIPVAHVEAGLRSRDWTMPEEVNRILTDAVADLLFTPSQDADDNLRAEGVAEERIKLVGNVMIDSLVNAVKKSRALAKHADFGLDSRGYGLVTLHRPANVDDPASLRRLCDGLDALGTPLIFPVHPRTRKVMAANRLSDRFAGDDSQVTLTEPMGYDDFLNLTMHARFLLTDSGGIQEETTYLGIPCLTLRPNTERPITIDVGTNELATLDSLPGQVARILAGEWKKGRVPDLWDGETGTRIVAILRTWLGARA, from the coding sequence ATGTCCCAGAAGATCTTCCTCATCGCCGCGGCCCGTCCCAACTTCATGAAGATCGCGCCGATCTGGCGAGTTCTGGTGAAGGCCGAAGGTCTCGAGCCCGTCCTGATCCATACTGGCCAGCACTACGACATGAACATGTCGGACGTGTTTTTCGCCGATCTCGGCTTGCCCCGCCCGAACCTGCACCTTGGCGTGGGCAGCGGCAGCCACGCCGAGCAGACCGCCGGCGTGATGCTCAAGCTCGAACGCATCTGCCGCGAGGACCGGCCGGCCCTGGTGCTCGTCGTGGGCGACGTGAACGCTACCATGGCCGCGGCGATCACGGCCAAGAAGCTGTGCATCCCCGTGGCGCACGTGGAGGCGGGGCTGCGCAGTCGCGACTGGACCATGCCCGAGGAGGTCAATCGCATCCTGACCGACGCGGTGGCCGACCTGCTCTTCACGCCGTCCCAGGATGCGGACGATAACCTGCGCGCCGAAGGCGTGGCAGAGGAGCGCATCAAGCTGGTCGGCAACGTCATGATCGACAGCCTCGTCAATGCGGTGAAGAAATCGCGGGCTCTGGCCAAGCATGCCGATTTCGGACTCGATTCCCGCGGCTACGGCCTGGTCACGCTGCACCGGCCGGCCAATGTCGACGATCCGGCCTCGCTGCGCAGGCTCTGCGACGGCCTGGATGCGCTGGGCACGCCCCTGATCTTTCCAGTCCACCCGCGCACACGCAAGGTCATGGCGGCCAACCGGCTATCGGACCGATTCGCGGGCGACGACTCGCAGGTCACTCTCACCGAACCGATGGGTTACGACGACTTCCTCAATCTCACAATGCACGCCCGCTTCCTGCTCACCGATTCCGGCGGCATTCAGGAGGAGACCACCTATCTGGGCATCCCCTGCCTGACACTACGGCCCAACACCGAGCGGCCCATCACCATCGATGTGGGGACCAACGAGCTGGCCACGCTGGATTCCCTGCCGGGACAGGTTGCGCGCATCCTCGCCGGCGAATGGAAAAAGGGACGGGTGCCCGATCTCTGGGACGGCGAGACCGGGACGCGCATCGTCGCGATCCTGCGGACCTGGCTGGGTGCCCGGGCCTGA
- a CDS encoding polysaccharide biosynthesis protein, protein MFNDKTLMITGGTGSFGNAVLRRFLDTDIGEIRIFSRDEKKQDDMRHLYQSDKIKFYIGDVRDLASLRCAMRGVDYVFSAAALKQVPSCEFYPIEAVRTNVLGTDNTLKAAIDNKVRSAIVLSTDKAVNPINAMGISKALMEKVAIAQSRNLAPDETTICVTRYGNVMASRGSVIPLFVSQIKAGQPLTVTDPEMTRFMMSLEDATNLVLFALEKGNSGDTFVQKSPAASLGQLAGVLTDIFASDVPVQIIGTRHGEKKHEALLNREEMIRARDLGRYYQISSDTRDLNYELYFEKGEQKVSREEDYTSENTTQLSDDELKAMLLDLDYIKQELGA, encoded by the coding sequence ATGTTCAATGACAAGACCCTGATGATCACGGGCGGTACGGGCTCCTTCGGCAATGCCGTGCTCCGCCGGTTCCTGGATACCGACATCGGCGAGATCCGCATATTCAGTCGAGACGAAAAAAAACAGGACGATATGCGGCACCTGTATCAGAGCGACAAGATCAAGTTCTACATCGGCGATGTCCGCGATCTGGCCAGCCTGCGTTGCGCCATGCGGGGGGTTGATTACGTCTTCAGCGCCGCCGCCCTCAAGCAGGTCCCGTCCTGCGAGTTCTACCCCATCGAAGCAGTTCGCACCAACGTACTGGGGACCGACAATACCCTCAAGGCGGCCATCGATAACAAGGTCCGCAGCGCCATCGTCCTGAGTACCGACAAGGCTGTCAATCCCATCAACGCCATGGGCATCTCCAAGGCTCTCATGGAGAAGGTGGCGATCGCCCAGTCGCGGAACCTGGCTCCCGATGAAACGACGATCTGCGTGACCCGTTACGGCAATGTCATGGCATCGCGGGGGTCGGTGATCCCCCTGTTCGTCAGCCAGATCAAGGCCGGTCAGCCGCTGACCGTCACCGATCCCGAGATGACCAGGTTCATGATGTCTCTCGAGGACGCCACCAATCTTGTGCTCTTCGCACTCGAAAAAGGCAACTCCGGGGACACGTTCGTGCAGAAGTCTCCCGCGGCGTCCCTCGGTCAACTCGCCGGCGTCCTGACGGATATCTTCGCATCCGACGTCCCTGTCCAGATCATTGGCACGCGCCACGGCGAGAAGAAGCACGAGGCGCTGCTCAATCGCGAGGAGATGATCCGGGCGAGGGATCTGGGCCGGTATTACCAGATCTCCTCGGACACCCGGGATCTGAATTACGAGCTCTATTTCGAGAAGGGCGAGCAGAAGGTATCCCGGGAAGAGGACTACACCTCGGAAAACACGACCCAGCTGAGCGACGACGAGCTCAAGGCGATGCTGCTGGACCTCGACTACATCAAGCAGGAACTGGGAGCTTGA
- a CDS encoding NAD-dependent epimerase/dehydratase family protein: protein MTRKVLVTGAAGFIGRNLCLALGRLPDTVVHGLDIEDDPADLEDLIREVDWVFHLAGVNRPEDPAEFREGNVDLTSRLLDLLKADGRRVPVVFTSSIQAERDNPYGVSKKAAEDILARHGRENDSPVFIYRLPNVFGKWSRPNYNTVVATLCHNISRGLPVQLSDRSNVIHFCYVDTVVRTFISLMDSEAFDTSRQYHELDETFEITLGDLHDLIVSFRDARARAIVPDFSDDLTRYMYSTYLSFLDAGDFSVPAEMRTDDRGWLFELVRSPGFGQIFVSQTRPGITRGDHYHDTKVEKFCVIRGRGVIRLRKLGEEEIVAYEVSDEKIEIVDIPPGYTHSIENCGGHDMITIFWANEIFRPEAPDTYWEKV, encoded by the coding sequence ATGACGCGCAAAGTACTGGTCACGGGCGCGGCCGGGTTCATCGGCCGCAATCTCTGCCTGGCCCTCGGCCGCCTGCCGGACACGGTCGTTCACGGGTTGGACATCGAAGACGACCCCGCCGATCTGGAGGATCTGATCCGGGAGGTCGATTGGGTCTTCCACCTGGCCGGCGTGAACCGCCCGGAGGATCCCGCCGAATTCCGCGAGGGCAACGTCGATCTGACGTCCCGCCTCCTCGATCTGCTGAAGGCCGACGGCCGGCGCGTACCCGTGGTCTTCACCTCCTCGATCCAGGCCGAGCGCGACAATCCCTACGGCGTCAGCAAGAAGGCGGCGGAGGATATCCTGGCCCGGCACGGCCGGGAAAACGACTCGCCCGTCTTCATCTACCGGCTGCCCAACGTCTTCGGCAAATGGTCGCGGCCCAACTACAACACCGTGGTGGCGACCCTCTGCCACAACATTTCCCGCGGTCTGCCCGTCCAACTCAGCGACCGATCGAACGTGATCCACTTCTGCTACGTCGACACCGTGGTCCGCACTTTCATTTCCCTGATGGACAGCGAGGCGTTCGATACCTCGCGGCAATACCACGAGCTGGACGAGACCTTCGAGATCACCCTGGGGGACCTGCACGACCTCATCGTCTCGTTCCGCGACGCGCGCGCCCGGGCCATCGTGCCCGATTTCTCGGACGATCTGACGCGCTACATGTACTCGACCTACCTGTCCTTCCTCGATGCCGGCGATTTCTCCGTCCCGGCCGAGATGAGGACCGACGACCGCGGCTGGCTCTTCGAGCTGGTGCGTTCCCCCGGTTTCGGCCAGATCTTCGTCTCCCAGACCAGGCCGGGCATCACGCGCGGCGACCACTACCACGACACCAAGGTGGAGAAGTTCTGCGTGATCCGGGGCCGGGGCGTCATCCGGTTGCGCAAGCTGGGGGAGGAGGAGATCGTCGCGTACGAGGTCTCGGATGAGAAGATCGAGATCGTGGACATCCCGCCCGGCTACACGCATTCCATCGAGAACTGCGGCGGGCACGACATGATCACCATCTTCTGGGCGAACGAGATCTTCCGGCCCGAGGCTCCGGACACTTACTGGGAGAAGGTCTGA
- the wecB gene encoding UDP-N-acetylglucosamine 2-epimerase (non-hydrolyzing), which yields MEKIKVLTVVGTRPEIIRLSRVMSVLDEVTEHVIVHTGQNYDYELNEIFFDELGITRPAIFLDAAAETAAETIGNVIARSDAVFKAERPDAMLVLGDTNSALSVIAAKRLKIPVFHMEAGNRCFDMRVPEEINRRIVDHVSDFNLTYSEHARRYLIAEGLPQDRIIKTGSPMKEVLDHHAAAISASDVHDRLGLARGAYFTVSMHREENVDDEVHLDSLVDALNGVAERYDQPLVFSAHPRTSKRLEARGLNLDPRIRVMPPLGFIDYVALQKDSRCTLSDSGTITEESSILGFPAITIRQAHERPEGMDEGVLVMSGIRKERVLQAIELTLSQFERFGPCRIPDDYDVDQVSWKVAKIILSHIDFVNQKIWLKRLDT from the coding sequence GTGGAGAAAATCAAGGTTCTGACGGTGGTCGGCACGCGCCCCGAGATCATCCGGCTCTCTCGCGTGATGTCCGTGCTGGACGAGGTGACCGAGCATGTCATCGTCCACACCGGCCAGAACTACGACTACGAGCTGAACGAGATCTTCTTCGACGAGCTGGGCATCACCAGGCCGGCGATCTTCCTGGATGCCGCGGCCGAGACCGCCGCCGAGACAATCGGCAACGTCATCGCCAGGTCGGATGCCGTATTCAAGGCGGAGCGGCCGGACGCGATGCTCGTCCTGGGCGACACCAACAGCGCCCTGTCCGTCATCGCGGCCAAGCGCCTGAAGATCCCGGTCTTCCACATGGAGGCGGGCAACCGCTGCTTCGACATGCGCGTGCCCGAGGAGATCAATCGTCGCATCGTGGACCACGTGAGCGACTTCAACCTCACCTACTCGGAGCACGCCCGGCGCTACCTCATCGCCGAGGGCCTGCCGCAGGACCGGATCATCAAGACCGGCTCGCCCATGAAGGAGGTGCTGGATCACCACGCCGCGGCGATCTCGGCTTCGGACGTGCATGACCGCCTCGGCCTCGCCCGGGGCGCATACTTCACCGTCAGCATGCACCGGGAGGAGAACGTGGACGACGAGGTCCACCTCGACAGCCTAGTCGACGCCCTGAACGGCGTCGCGGAGAGGTACGACCAGCCCCTGGTCTTCTCCGCCCACCCGCGGACGAGCAAGCGGCTGGAAGCGCGGGGCCTGAACCTCGATCCCCGGATCCGCGTCATGCCTCCCCTGGGCTTCATCGACTACGTGGCCCTGCAGAAGGACTCCCGCTGCACCCTCTCGGACAGCGGCACCATCACCGAGGAGTCTTCCATCCTCGGCTTCCCGGCCATCACCATCCGCCAGGCCCACGAGCGGCCGGAGGGCATGGACGAGGGCGTCCTGGTCATGAGCGGCATCCGCAAGGAGCGGGTCCTGCAGGCGATCGAGCTGACGCTCTCCCAGTTCGAGCGTTTCGGCCCCTGCCGCATCCCGGACGACTACGACGTGGATCAGGTCTCCTGGAAGGTCGCCAAGATCATCCTGAGCCACATCGATTTCGTGAACCAGAAGATCTGGCTGAAACGGCTGGACACCTGA